The nucleotide sequence ACCCAGACACCCACGGCCAGCACCCAGCGGGTCCAACCGGTGAACAGCGTGATGACAAAAAGCATCACCGGGTAAAAATAATGCGTGACGCTGCCATCGGAGCCGGCGTTTAAAAACCAGATGACATCGAGCAGGACCACCAGCACGAACAGAAAGAGGGCGAAGTGGTGCCGGCCGCGCCGCGAACGCCAATAGCAGATGGCTCCGGCCAAACCGAGCACCACATTGCCCAGATGCACGCCCCACGGCAGGTTCTGCAGTGCATTCAGCGGCGCGACTACCAGCAGGCAGAGCACGGCAGTCAGGCCGCAGGTCAGCTGAAAAATACGTATCCGCAGTAGCGTCGCGCCGTCGCTGGCGGGATTTTCCGCGAGGCCCGTGGTCGGCGGCGCAGTCATGCACTAAATAAAATAGCCGCCCCGGTGGTCGGGGCAAGCCCCCAGAGTCCGGCCGGTGACGGCCGGGTTTACGCTTCGAAGCCCAGCGCCAGTGCCACCGCGTCGTAGGTGATGCGGCCGCCGCGCGTGTTCACGCCCCGGCCCAGGCCCGGATGCTCGACGAGCGCGCGTTCCACCCCTTTCTGCACCATCAACGCGATGAACGGCTCGGTCGCCTGCGTCAGCCCCATGGTCGAGGTCCGCCCGACGAGCGCGGGCATGTTGGGCACGGCATAATGAATCACCCCGTGCTCCTCGTAGGTCGGCTCCTCGTGCGAGGTCGGGCGGATCGTCTCCACGCAACCACCCTGGTCGATCGCGATGTCCACGATCACGCTGCCCGGGCGCATCTGCCGCACCACCTTCCGGCTCACCACGATCGGTGCCCGCGCGGCGGGAATCAGCACCGCACCGATCAGGAGGTCGGCATCCGCCACTTCCGAGGCGATGTTGGCGGGATTGGACATGAGCGTCACGACGCGGCCGCGATATTCCTGGTCAAGGGCCTCCAGCTTGCGCGTGTCGAGGTCGAGCACGGTGACCCGCGCCCCCATGCCGACCGCCATTTGCACCGCATGCGCACCGGAGTTGCCCGCCCCGATCACCACCACGTGACCAGGCATCGAGCCCGGGATGCCGCCGAGCAGCACCCCCGAGCCCCCAAGTTGCGACTGCAACCGGTAGGCACCGATCTGGATCGAGAGCCGGCCCGCCACCTGTGACATGGGCTTGAGCAGCGGGAAAGATCCATCCGCGCCCTCGACCGTCTCATACGCAATGCCCAGGATGTTTTTCCGGCACAGCTCCTTCGCCAGCTCCGGGCACGCCGCGAGATGAAGGTAGGTGAACAGCGTCTGTCCCTCCTGCATCAGCGCAAACTCGCCAGCCTGCGGCTCCTTCACCTTGAGGATGAAGTCCGACTCCTTCCACACGCGCGCGGCCGAGGCCACGACGGTGGCGCCGGCGGCCTTGTATTCGTCATCCGTGAAGCCGGCGCTGCGGCCCGCCCCTTTTTCGAACAGTACGTCGCCCCCGAGCGCGATCACGCGGCGGCAGAGATTGGGCGTCAGGGAGACGCGGGTTTCACCGATTTTGATTTCTTTGGGTACGCCGATAGTCATTTGCGCGTTATGACACGGGCAAAGTCGGCGGCTGGCAATGCCGGAAGCGCCGGCCGGCGACCACTCCAGCCTAGTTCGAAAACGAGGTTTGCCTGCCACGCCTCACCTTGGAATGTCTTCCTCCGTCCCCCGTCATGCCCCATCCCATCGAACTGATCGTCGCCTGTGCCGAAAACCGCATCATCGGCCGCGCCGGCCGCCTCCCGTTCGACATCCCGGAGGACAAGCAGTGGTTCCACGACCAGACGGCCAACCATACCGTGGTCCTGGGCCGCATCTGCTACGAGACCTGGCCCCACGTGCGGGCCGACGGCCGCCAGCCGGTCGTGATCACCTCCGACCGGTCCCTGGCCCGTCCCGGGGTCCTGGTCGCGGCGAACGTGCCGGAAGCCCTGGCCCTCGCCCAAAAACTGCCCGGACGCCTGCTGGTGTGCGGCGGCCAGCGGATCTATGAGGAAACCCTGCCGCTCGCCGACCGCCTGATCCTCACCCAGGTCCATGCCCCGGTGGAAGGAGACACGTGGTTTCCCGAATGGCGGCACCTGTCCTGGCGGGAAACCTGGAAACGCGAGGGCGCGGACCGGAATTTCCGCTACACCTTCTCCGTTCTGGAACGGGTGCGTTAGCCCACCCGGGGCCGCGTCACGCCCGCGGCGCTCCGGCCCGGTCCTCGGCCGGCCTCAATGGTCGCAAGCCGTGGTGTCGATATGCAGGATCGCATAGAGCGGACAATACCCGCATACGGCGGTCAGGATTGGCGGCAGGGCGATCAGTCCCCACAGGTTTTCCGCCGAGACTCCCCAGAGGGCGATGATGCAGCCCCCGACAAAACGCAGCCCGATATCATATGATCCGATGTTGGTTTTCATGGCAGCTCCTTTGATGCCACCAGTGTACCCCACCGGTCTCAGGCCGGCTCCGCATATCTTGGCCAAAGTCCGTGCGAATCGGACCGGCTAGCCCAGCCGCGCCGCATGTGCCTTGGCCACTTCGACGTATTTCTCCGCCCAAGCCCGCAGGCCCTGCAGCTCCGTCTCCTTCAGCGGCCGGACCACCTTGGCGGGTGAGCCCAGGATCATGGAGCCCGCGGGGGCGACGAAACGCTGCGTCACGAGGGCATTCGCCCCGACGATGCAATGGTCCCCGATGACCGCCCCGTCGAGGATCGTGGCCCCCATGCCAATCAGGCATTCGTCGCCAATCGTGCAGGCATGGATGATGGCGCTGTGTCCGATGGTGGTGTAGTTGCCCACTTTAACCCCATAGTCATCCGCCAGGTGGACCATCGCCAGGTCCTGGATGTTCGAGCCCTCGCCGATCTCAATCGTGTTGATATCGCCGCGCAGCACACAGCCGTACCACACACTGCTGAGCGCGCCGAGCTTCACGTCGCCATGCACGGTGGCGTTGGGTGCCACGAAAGCCGCCGCGCTGATGTTGGGGGTTTTGCCCAGGTGCCGGGCGAGTCTTTCCTTGATGTCCATGCCCGCAGCCTAGGACTTTCGGCTGGCAGGGCAAACCTCACTTGCCCGCTTTTCCGGGCCGCCCGCGAACCAGACCACCAGGCAGACCACGCCCCCCGCCATCACCGCGGCCGCAGCAGTCATGCCGGCCACCAGCAGGATTAGGTCGAGGGCATTCATGCGAGTAAGTGACCGCTTAGACGCGCCGAAGTGCCGGGAGTTTCCTGCCGGAAAACTTTCTCGCCGCAGGCCTTCTTCCTGCTCACCCTCGCGTTCCGTAGCTTCCCCCCCCGCTCATCCCCTTCTTCTTCCATGGAGCAACTCACCCACATTCTGCGCGGCTTGTTAGGCATCACTGTTTTCGTGGGCCTCGCCGTCCTCTTCAGCGAAAACCGCCGGGCCATCAACTGGCGCGTGGTCACGATTGGCCTGCTGCTGCAGTTCGTCTTCGCCGGGCTGGTCATCTACGCGCCACCGGTGCGCTATGCCGTCGAGTTGGTGGGCAACTTCTTCGTCAAGCTCCTCGCCTTCACCAACGAGGGCACGAAATTCGTCTTCGGCTCGCTGGTGGACCAGGAAAAGCACGGCGTGGTCTTCGGCCTGAGCATCCTCCCGTCCATCATTTTCTTCTCTGCCTTCACCTCGGCGCTCTACTACCTCGGCATCCTCCAGAAGATCGTCTGGGTCTTCGCCTGGGTGATGACCAAGACCATGCGCCTCTCCGGCCCGGAGACCCTCAGCGCCTCCG is from Lacunisphaera limnophila and encodes:
- a CDS encoding YgaP family membrane protein, giving the protein MKTNIGSYDIGLRFVGGCIIALWGVSAENLWGLIALPPILTAVCGYCPLYAILHIDTTACDH
- the ald gene encoding alanine dehydrogenase; its protein translation is MTIGVPKEIKIGETRVSLTPNLCRRVIALGGDVLFEKGAGRSAGFTDDEYKAAGATVVASAARVWKESDFILKVKEPQAGEFALMQEGQTLFTYLHLAACPELAKELCRKNILGIAYETVEGADGSFPLLKPMSQVAGRLSIQIGAYRLQSQLGGSGVLLGGIPGSMPGHVVVIGAGNSGAHAVQMAVGMGARVTVLDLDTRKLEALDQEYRGRVVTLMSNPANIASEVADADLLIGAVLIPAARAPIVVSRKVVRQMRPGSVIVDIAIDQGGCVETIRPTSHEEPTYEEHGVIHYAVPNMPALVGRTSTMGLTQATEPFIALMVQKGVERALVEHPGLGRGVNTRGGRITYDAVALALGFEA
- a CDS encoding gamma carbonic anhydrase family protein is translated as MDIKERLARHLGKTPNISAAAFVAPNATVHGDVKLGALSSVWYGCVLRGDINTIEIGEGSNIQDLAMVHLADDYGVKVGNYTTIGHSAIIHACTIGDECLIGMGATILDGAVIGDHCIVGANALVTQRFVAPAGSMILGSPAKVVRPLKETELQGLRAWAEKYVEVAKAHAARLG
- a CDS encoding dihydrofolate reductase, with protein sequence MPHPIELIVACAENRIIGRAGRLPFDIPEDKQWFHDQTANHTVVLGRICYETWPHVRADGRQPVVITSDRSLARPGVLVAANVPEALALAQKLPGRLLVCGGQRIYEETLPLADRLILTQVHAPVEGDTWFPEWRHLSWRETWKREGADRNFRYTFSVLERVR